gactgaaaaacacagagaggaaaagatgtttttaaatttAAGCGGCTTAATGTGGATATACTGTCTGTTAATGCAAGGCCTGTCCAATATAGAGAAATGCATCCTTGTACACATGTTTGATTCAGCTTTCTACCCATGCTCTCCCAGAGCCCTTTGCCATCATGCCACCATTGGAGTTATTCATGGAGGTGTCTTACGATGAAAGAAGAGCCATGCTGTACAGGGACTTGGAAAGAGGAGACGCTGTGGTGGGAAGGATCAACAACATTAGAGAATACGGCTTCTTTCTCACTCTGCTTAGTACGGCAGGAGGACTGAAGAGAGACATAGAAGACCTAGAGTTGTCGGTAGGTCAACAACCTTAATCAGTTAAACAAACTTGAGCCATGACATAAACCTTGTAACAGATTGAAAACAATTAGTCAACCATTATCGATGCAAAAGACTTGAAGAATTGTAAGTTGGCCGGCTACACAGGAAGTGCCAGCTCTCTGGTTCCGTGAATTTCTGAGCAAATAATTTATCTGTTGGCACACCGCACAGATTGAGATCTCATGTAAGCAAGGTTACATGCTTGACATATATGTGATTTGTGCATCTCAGCTATGAGTACTGGATGACAGGCAGTCACCCATGAATTCACAGAACTATGGTTACTGTAGTAACTTCCTTTGTTGTTTATTCCATCTGGTGGAATGACAGAACATCTGGATCgaaatgagaaataaataaaaaagcataaaaaatttaatttaatctgtATTTTCCTTGCCTTCTTACCCTCAGGCTCTGTGTCACATCAGAGAAATTCCCTCCACTGGCAGCCACGATGATCCTCTCTCCTACTACCAGATTGGGGACTTCATCAAAGGTTGCTGTCTGAGTtggctttgttttaaactccCTGCTGTGTGCCAAGCTTTAGGCTCTGATCCTCAGTAAATTCACTTTTGACACATACAGGTTTGGAGGAAATGGGGCTCATATTTGCAGTGACTTCTGACGGAGAGGCACCTTGGATAGTAGCTTATGTTAGAAATGCCCTCAGCCTTGTGTTAAAAGCACTTTATTAAAAAATCCAGTGCCCTCATAACTACAGGgctgttttgaagaaaaaagcTGAACCTGGCTCAAGTTTAGCTGCAGAACAATGTAATCACCTGACAGTACCACGCAATATTACATTAAATTCTGCCATTTACCTTGTGATCATCAAGACAGAGGATTATGTCTTGTGTTATCTTTATGATAACTGTAAGAACTGTTGAGTCCTTCCTCATATTCTAAAACAACATGCAGTGTTTTGCCATCTGATAACTGTGTTTCCCATTCACTGATTTATTAAAGTATCCTGGACAAAAACCAGGATAGTTTGTGCATGTACACATAGTCATTGAAGCTCTGTAATACATGTGCATGACTTTCAGACAGCTATCAATCACACTGGCCACTAGAAATCCATTCATAAGCTGTGGCTACCTAAATGTCTGTAGCTTGTCTTTATGTCTTCTGTAAGTTCTTGCTGTTTTCGTCACTCcacacatcagacagaaacattCGTCAAATCTTCTCCTAACTTCTGGGCTTTCTTGTTCTGTAGCTGCAGTGAAAGACATTGACCGCTACCAGGAGAAAATCACAGTTTCCCTCCACCAggcctctctttctcccagCTTGGAGCACATTAAACTGGGTGTCATTCCCCGGGAGGAGCTGCCCATACACTACAGGTAACCACACAACATGACATGACAAGACACGAGAAAATGTAACAGAGAGCTCTGACAGACTTTGAAGAAGTAGCACTTATTTAAacaaataatgtaaaatgtagaAATCTGTACACGTCTCCCATGGGACATGTTATCCATGGTCTTTCCTTGCATTGTCATACCGATGACATGCAGATCTGTCAGCCCGTTAGACCCACTGATTCTGACATGCCAaatttgataataatgatggaATCAACTGTAACATGCAGAATATTGTGGAAATTACCAAAAGAGTTTTCTCTTCCATTGTAAGTAGTTTTTCACAGTGCTTAAGGTGCATTAACAGGGAAAAAACTATGCTGTCTGTTttggtgtcacacacacagtcatgttgaaGAGgactctcactcctctcctctcctctcctctcctctcctctcctctcctctcctctcctctcctctcctcttagtCGTGGTGTTCGTGCCGCCACTGACTCCAGTGAGACGTATGAGTGTATACTGAAGAGTTGCCATGGTTACCACAACCCCTCCGTAGTGGACTACCTTCTGGAGAAGGTGGGAGTTGGTGACACCCACCCACCGTCAATGATGAGAGGACTGCAAAGGTAAAACATGTCGATTGGCTGTCCGAAATACTATCGTTTGTCGTTAGAGGTCGAGGATTAATTTATTCCCAGAATTTGTAGCCACAGACTGATGATTTCAGTTGACTGGGAGACTTGGTCGTACACGTGAAAAGAATTTGCCTTCTTGGCAGGCTGGTAGGCTGCGGCACCCTTTAGGAAAAAGACGCCTATAGTGTTGAGAGAGAACTACTTTGAAGGTCACtacagtttcctcttttgcctcttttctccACAGCAAACTTTTCCAAGAGGAGGATTTTGCTTCTGCAATCAGGAAGAAACAGTCTGCATCATGGGCTTTGAAGTGGTAATGCTGAACTTTTAACTTTGACCACAGGAACTACATAGATGCTCTATCATACTACAAAGTGAACAACTTACCCTTTTATAAGGTTTGGCTTTTTCTGGCTTGACATCAGTACAAACcgattttccatgtttttttgtctgtctttggtcTTTCAGCGTCCGTGCAGGTGTGGACCACTTCAAACATGGCCGTCACGTGGAAGCCATGAATGAATACAACAAAGCCTTGGATATCGACACCAACAACGTAGAAGCACTGGTGGCACGAGGAGCTCTGTGAGTTGCTTCTGATCCAACCTACCTGATGTTAAAGTGCTGCGTCACTCTTGGTTACTCAATCCatcttaatgtatttttattttgctgaatGTTGAAAGAGTTGCACTGGAAGAGAAGTCCATACATACATCAATTAATTTGGAAGAAAGTATTTGATGCTACAATCAAAAGCTGTGCTTGGCTTGGTGCGTCCTCCATGTAATAACGCAAACACATCATTTATGCTTTTGAACCCTACTGAAGCTCTGTTGCGATGATATAACAGAAAGGGAGCTGCTTCATGAATTACAGATCATATGAATATTGCAGAAATTGCTATAATGTTGCTCACTTGTCAAGATTGTCTTTTATGTATTTACACTagtttacatatttacattgCAACATAGACTTTTTccatttggtgtttttttttgttcttactGGGCTTCCTTCGTTGGTTATCACAGGTATGCTAACAAAGGCAGCATCATGAAGGCTATAATGGACTTTGAATTGGCCCTGAAGAGCTGTCCAGATCACCGCAACGCCAAGAAGTACCTCTGCCAGACATTggtggagagaggaaaacagtaAGCAGTGCTTCCTTTGCAGAGATAATAGTCCAGAGGTTGAGACCTCTGAAGTAaaataaaaggaataaaaatCGAGCGGTATTAATTATTCAGCaagtttctgtatttttaaacactgaaactgtCCAAATATAAGTGATCATGACATTGTGACAAAGTTTTCTACcatcctgcagcaggaaaagTTTTAATTGCCAGTGATCCATGAAGACAGCTTTTATTGTCTCACCTTGTTTAGGTGCATCTGAACTTTTGCTTCATGATTGAAACTCACCTGTGACGATGCCCTCTCACTGTGATCTCCCCAGAATGTGCAATGGACATGCTAAGTCAGCACAGAAATATTGGATGTGGGCATATTAGATTGATTTGACTACCCTTTTTATGACACTGCTGGGAGCATTAAACTTTCTGGACAGGGAGTCAAGCAGCCAGGGAGACGATCATCAAAGGTAACTTTAGATTAAATGACTTCCTTGACTTTAGCCGTCAGGCAGCGCTCACTCCCGGACTGTGCAACAAGCTCCACCATGCTATTTAGAAGTTCAAGTGCAGAGTTTTGTTTCCAGCCAGCTCAGTCAGCATTCATGAAGAAGTGGCAGAAAAGCTGTTTCAGAGCAGGCGAACATCAACTGGTCTGGTTTGTTCCCATAACAAGAGAGAGGTGAATGTAAAGATGGGAGTGGTAATAGGAATAATGTAGTTAATTAATAGTTTCTGTCTAATATTTGTGACCTTGTTTACTCATAAGTCTGTtatgtggttgtttgtgtttgtgtctaggCTTGAAGAACAGGAGAAACTGGTAACAGCGGAGGGACTGTACAGGAGAGCTCTGTCTCTGGATGATTTAAACCCTGAGGCGCAGGATGCCCTGCACAAGATCACAGATACTATACAGGTGAGCGGGCCacgacgcacacacacacacacacacacacacacacacacacacatacacacacacacacacacacacacacacatatgctcacAAGGAGTTCAGGGAAGTTGGCAGGCAAGGACTGTGTATTTTAGGCTTAACTATTAAACCACACGCCAACAATAATGGGTTGCTTTATGAAGGTGGTGTCACACAtgatttcagaaaaacaaatcgCAGGAAGCAAATGAATAAAGATGGCTCCATGTTTTTATTGGATCACATCGAGGCCTATTAAACCTGACTCACAGGTGTTTGATGCAGGCAGTGAGGGTGGAACATCTTCAGCAGCTAAATCATTGAGGGTCATCtgtttgacagttttctttGATCAGAAGACAAGTGTCACTTCACACATGCTTGGCCTGTCACTCTGGTCCTCTGTTggtcactctgatcattaaccgatcaaaggaaaaaaatgtctctGTCCAACAGGTAGGATTTAAACTTCCCTGTGTCTGCTAATGGTTTACTAGCTTAATATTAGTTAAAAATTTATATTCTAATAccagctttgtgtgtttatgtgctgtatCTCACAAGTGTAAACCATTTAGGGTCGTACGTTTCCCTGAAAAatgataatttattcaaataaaaaatgcttGGCTTGgatctgctgttttgtttttgaatggaTTATTTGAATTACAAGTGCTTCACTATGTGAACACTTTGTTTGCACTATAAAGTGgcttctgtttatttctgcaacgaggaaaatagaaaaggtgttttccacagcagacatttgactTGTCATTGTAGGAAACTGTGACTTGTCTCCAAGTAACAACACTGGAGAAACAGGGAGTGTAGTTAAAAGCCCTGCACACATGCTCAGGTGCCTCCGGCTATTTTGGCTGATCAGACATCTGCTCAGGTCAAAGCTGGGTGGAACTATTCTGGGATCACGTGAGGTCACcaaaagaaatgcaaacaaatgatAATGATTGTAATCTAACCTCATACCACATACTGACTGTATAAGATACATTCTTCCCAGCACACTGAAAAATTAATAGAAAATTAATGTCCAGTATGGATTTGGGGGATAAAGGACTAACTTGTCTTGACCTAAATGCTGCAACAAAACTACCAGGAGATTGACGATGATGTCAAGTACAgtctgtatgcacacacacacacacacacacacacacacacacacacacacagtctaatCAGAAAGCCCTTGTGAACAGCATCCTCTTACACCGTGAATGTAAATTTTGTACATGAACACATTCCTGACACTGTGGTTTGTAATACTGAagaagtgttttgtgtgtgtgtatgtgtgcgacCCTGGGACTCTGCCCTTTGACCCTCCAACTGCCACGGTCTTGTCACCTGCCTTGCGGGggtggaaaaaataaactgcacaATGACAACGACTCCTCCACTGGACACTGCTGCGCACCGTGTCCCCGCTCCTAATACGGTAACGTTGAAACCTTCTCTGTCTCAATGGGGaacaaatgctgtttgttttctctgcccaTCTATCTGCTTCTGTGCCAACCGCCCTGCTCTTGGATCACGCCACTTCCTCTGTGGTAAACAAATGACACTCCGTGTACCTCTCCATCATTCTTCCATCTGTGATCGTCACATTCTTCTGACCTTCTCAAACATTGGGCTTTCCCTGCTCCTCCCCATACTTTTTCATCCAACCTGAATGACGGAATGAATGAATGGCCGTTTTCGGGGGCTCTGTTGCATGTCTTGGGTcgtggcgtgtgtgtgtctgaatatgTCTCTGTGGACTTTTGCCTGCCATTGTCATGTCTTGCCTTGACTCGCCCGGCGACCGTAAAGAAATCGATTCGCCAGCGAGAAGAGGCGCTGGCGAAGGAGCAGGTGCAAGCTAAGAGCAGCCAGACCAGCGCTGAGAAATTGCGTAAGATCttaaaagaggagaagaggtgaGTTGGCTCTGATCCTTTCAAGGTACGGCTGGTAAATATACGCCAGATGAAGGCATGGAGGTCATCTCATAACttcaaacatcagctgttttatgagaataaaatattcttttctacaggatgaagaaaaaacGGAAGAGGTCggcctcttcctcgtcctcatcCTCCGCTTCCTCCAGGAggaactcctcctcctcttcatcttcgtcATCCTCCCCCCGCAGGAGgtccaaaaagaagaaaaagaagaggaggaggtctgaGCGGGGAAGTAAGCGCCATCGCAGGATCTCCTCaagggagagcaggaggagtgaggagggtAAGAGCGAagaagacaggaaggaggaagaggacgaggtGGAGTGGTATCCCGCTCCTCCCAACACCACCGCCACCTTTCTCAATCAGAAGGGAGGCCCGAGGTTTGAGGAAAGGGATGAGGAGGGGGTAGAGGAGAAGGACGCTGAGGAGAAAAGGATCAGTCAATTGTATTCTTTGTCGGCAGCTTCAGATGAGGAAGAGTCTGACTCCACacgcagagagaggaagaggagggacagagaggagggcaggacaAAGACAGGGAAAAACAGTGTGAGTAGAAGCCCAGAAAGAGGagtgagcagcaggagcagagaaaggagggagaagagcagggagagagggaaggaggacgACAGGAAAGACAGGAGGGACAGTGActccaggaggaggagtagcTTAGACGacaacagaaagaggaaggtATCGTGCTCGTCGGCCGAGTCTGAGCATTCACGGAAATCCAATTTCAAATCTGAATATTTAGGGAACTCTGTTTCTGCGTCCAAACACTCGGAGAGTAGGATGAGACATGACTCCTCAAAGAACTCCTTTCATGGTGGCAGGTATGAGAACAGAGGGCGGGAGGAAATCGGGGAGGGAGACGAggcaaaaagagagagggacggTAGAAAGGGGAAGGACGAGGCAGAAAGCAGAAGGTCAGAGGGAGGAAGCAGCAAAAGATCAGACGGAGGTGGAAACCATAACAAACAGAGCGCTTTGACCTCAgtgccaggaggaggagggccgAAAAAAAACCTCCCCTCTAACCTGCTGGATATTTTCAATCAGATTGCCCAGTTTGAGAAGGAGAAGGGAGTCAGGCCAAAATGAAACGTCAAAACCAAAAGTCCAGAATGTGCCCAATACTAGTGAAACAAGACTTTGAAATGGATGTGCGTACCACCACTTGGTTCGCTTTGAACTGTGCTTCAAGAGAATACTGCCGAAGCAACGGCCAAATGTGTCGGTGATTGAATGTCCCCCGTTGTTGTAAGTTGCCTTCAGTGTTAGAGAGAAAGCTCGAGGcgttttactttgaaatgtcttttctttACGGTAGACTCGAGGCCTGCGAGCAGCCGCAGCAGATGTCGGATAATAGCTGGTCAAAATGTATTCAAGTGTTCATCTGAGTGGGTTGAAACTTGAAATCAGTACTTTCCCAAATAATGTGATACCATTATTGTAACATATTAGTGTatttgaagagagaaaaacttTCCATTTCTTACATCttattgaaaaatgtgaatatgatgtcagtgaagacaGATATTACATCTTAAGtcagttttgtcatttgtggTAATGTTTGTGTACATTTTGACAAGTTATTATACGATTCAACACATCTGTGGTGGCATGGCTTGCTGCAGGTTTTAATATCTCCTCTGTTCATCTTTAGTTGaggttttctgtctctctgaagATAGCGCCGTGTGTTTACGGCCTCCTGCCATTTTGTGCATTCGTTCTGTGGCTTTTCCTCAACAACCTGACTGTTAATGCTGCAGTGCTTTTTCAAGCTTTACTCCACACAGATGTTGTATTCCAGCACATTTTCTCCAGTAGTAAAAGCAACTCAGTTGACTCAATAAAGgattaaaaatgtcaaaactacACGGTGCTTCCTTTAAGTCTGCGtgttttttcaagtttttgAGTTCTTTCATCATCGTAGTTTGAGTACGACTGTTGTGTAAAGAAGTGTTCAGGCCGTCATCCATCTACCGAAAGCTGATAGACCCTAAATTTTGAGCATCCTTGTCTTTAATTCCATCAAAGAGGTGTCAAAACCAAGAGGCATCAAAGACCAAATGGTTGTTTTACCTTTAGAAGAGTGAGAGCATATTCAAGGCCACAGTCCATGATGATGTAAATGCAACAGCGCTGAAAACCTCCAGTCAAACTTGGTGGTGGAAATATTCAGCTGAGGGGCTGTTTCAAGTCACTTGCACAGGATCAGCTACACACCTGCCAGAGAGAAATGCCAGTGTATTTTGCAGAGGCATGCTAGGCCTTCTGGCTCAGTAATATGTGTGGAAGAGGATTCATTTTCCAGCAGGATATTGATCCTGAACATGCATGGAAGCTGCTGTATACCAGGCCTGTTTGATGTCCAAGGAAGAGCAAGCACTGCCGGCTCGTGTGGCTTTCCCCTCACAGTCACTACACCTAAACTTTGCTGGAGAAAATTGAGAAAAGTCCAAAAGTGAAAAGGGGAAACAGACAGCAACATCACAAGGGACTGATTTCAGATACTGTCAAAGGGTTGGTTTATTGTTCCTCTTGTGGTATCCAGCCATGTTTGTAGTTTGGGTTTCATTTGTCCTCGTTGGAGATATCGCCATTTGTCTCCAGCCAAATCCAGTAGAACGGAATGGGATTATGATTGTGGTGATCcactcagtgtttctgtagcgccaccagcaggtcagagttTTCATTGATGAATGTGTCTCCTTAATGTATAGACACTGGACTGTAGAAACGTGTGCTTCTTAAATAATCAGTCCTCTGACTTTAGTGATCCCTGACTTTTCCCTTTAGACCCTCCAGCTTCTTGatgtttttggggttttttttatatagttttTACAACAACTATGGGATGGATTGTCATAAAATTTGGTGCATTACACTATCATGGGCATTCATGGTTTTAATCAAGCAGCATGATCCggtcaaatgtatttatttattatttatttttttaaccaataCCTTTATGATCAACTCCTTGCAAAATTTCTGACATTCtcatcaacctcagctgtgctttgtgttcgGTGCTGACAAGCAAATGTAAGCTTGCTAAGATGCTAAAATTAAGACTACCCATTTTACCTGCTACATATCAACCTGCTTGCATTGTCTTTGTAAGCATGTTAGCTTGTTGATGTTaccatttagctcaaagtattGCTTTGCTGAAGTCCACAGAAACTTAACAGTCATTCACACCTGACCTCATGTGGCCGCTCCCAATGACAGTTGGCCTCAGGTGACTCCAACGACTAACGACTGCCATTCCAAAGCCAGGAGCACTAATAACAAGTGGTGTCAACCTTGATAACGACCCCACAGAAGTTGAATACTGGATAAAAAAGTTTTCAAGTTGCTGCATCAGAGTCCAGTTGATTGAGCCCACTTCCACAGACACCAGCCTCATAAGGCTGCTAGCAGGACTGTAGGCTCTCATGTCATGTTCTGGATACCACAAATAGAAATCCATTCACTTTCATTGTATTGGGGTGGCTGCAAAACCTCAGAGGAACTTAAAACCAGATAATTTGGACCTAGAAAATCAAACTTATTTGCCTGGCTTGATAATACATGAGGTAGGTGAGAAAAGTGACCTTGACAGTTAATTTTTAAGCTTGGTAACAAAACATACTCCACTTAAGGTCATGTCAcgtgatcttcatcagcagatgaagtTTGTCAGAAAACTGAAGACGTTATTATTTTGAGCAGCTTTAGGAAAGATCCAGCACAAGTGAGTAAGAGGCCCTTGAGATTGTTTGGATGTgagaacatttttttgttggtttgggtGAACTGGCTCCTTCAGCTGAGCAGGAATGATAATAATTTTGCTTGGTGTTGAAAGAAGAGTTTCTGAAGAGTTTTCTTTGCCTAACCAGTGGCGTGTCCAGACTTTGCTAACTTGGTTCCAATTCAGGTCCCACCTCTAAATGGGCAGATAGCCAATCATGCTTAAGGATAATGGGGTGGCACTTGGGGTGGCCAGTCAGACTTCAGGGGTGGACAGTGCCACCCCAGGCG
The Chaetodon auriga isolate fChaAug3 chromosome 3, fChaAug3.hap1, whole genome shotgun sequence DNA segment above includes these coding regions:
- the ttc14 gene encoding tetratricopeptide repeat protein 14 isoform X4, with the protein product MDRELLRQCLVYHGEPLFNKLKCEQTENPDFQAVVSDLCKATYESRGEGKGSPLVEQFIARKADILFSPAWKTATHQEEEHEEEEAAEPFAIMPPLELFMEVSYDERRAMLYRDLERGDAVVGRINNIREYGFFLTLLSTAGGLKRDIEDLELSALCHIREIPSTGSHDDPLSYYQIGDFIKAAVKDIDRYQEKITVSLHQASLSPSLEHIKLGVIPREELPIHYSRGVRAATDSSETYECILKSCHGYHNPSVVDYLLEKVGVGDTHPPSMMRGLQSKLFQEEDFASAIRKKQSASWALKCVRAGVDHFKHGRHVEAMNEYNKALDIDTNNVEALVARGALYANKGSIMKAIMDFELALKSCPDHRNAKKYLCQTLVERGKQLEEQEKLVTAEGLYRRALSLDDLNPEAQDALHKITDTIQKSIRQREEALAKEQVQAKSSQTSAEKLRKILKEEKR
- the ttc14 gene encoding tetratricopeptide repeat protein 14 isoform X3, which encodes MDRELLRQCLVYHGEPLFNKLKCEQTENPDFQAVVSDLCKATYESRGEGKGSPLVEQFIARKADILFSPAWKTATHQEEEHEEEEAAEPFAIMPPLELFMEVSYDERRAMLYRDLERGDAVVGRINNIREYGFFLTLLSTAGGLKRDIEDLELSALCHIREIPSTGSHDDPLSYYQIGDFIKAAVKDIDRYQEKITVSLHQASLSPSLEHIKLGVIPREELPIHYSRGVRAATDSSETYECILKSCHGYHNPSVVDYLLEKVGVGDTHPPSMMRGLQSKLFQEEDFASAIRKKQSASWALKCVRAGVDHFKHGRHVEAMNEYNKALDIDTNNVEALVARGALYANKGSIMKAIMDFELALKSCPDHRNAKKYLCQTLVERGKQLEEQEKLVTAEGLYRRALSLDDLNPEAQDALHKITDTIQVSGPRRTHTHTHTHTHTHIHTHTHTHTHICSQGVQGSWQARTVYFRLNY
- the ttc14 gene encoding tetratricopeptide repeat protein 14 isoform X5, encoding MDRELLRQCLVYHGEPLFNKLKCEQTENPDFQAVVSDLCKATYESRGEGKGSPLVEQFIARKADILFSPAWKTATHQEEEHEEEEAAEPFAIMPPLELFMEVSYDERRAMLYRDLERGDAVVGRINNIREYGFFLTLLSTAGGLKRDIEDLELSALCHIREIPSTGSHDDPLSYYQIGDFIKAAVKDIDRYQEKITVSLHQASLSPSLEHIKLGVIPREELPIHYSRGVRAATDSSETYECILKSCHGYHNPSVVDYLLEKVGVGDTHPPSMMRGLQSKLFQEEDFASAIRKKQSASWALKCVRAGVDHFKHGRHVEAMNEYNKALDIDTNNVEALVARGALYANKGSIMKAIMDFELALKSCPDHRNAKKYLCQTLVERGKQLEEQEKLVTAEGLYRRALSLDDLNPEAQDALHKITDTIQVSGPRRTHTHTHTCSQGVQGSWQARTVYFRLNY
- the ttc14 gene encoding tetratricopeptide repeat protein 14 isoform X1, whose product is MDRELLRQCLVYHGEPLFNKLKCEQTENPDFQAVVSDLCKATYESRGEGKGSPLVEQFIARKADILFSPAWKTATHQEEEHEEEEAAEPFAIMPPLELFMEVSYDERRAMLYRDLERGDAVVGRINNIREYGFFLTLLSTAGGLKRDIEDLELSALCHIREIPSTGSHDDPLSYYQIGDFIKAAVKDIDRYQEKITVSLHQASLSPSLEHIKLGVIPREELPIHYSRGVRAATDSSETYECILKSCHGYHNPSVVDYLLEKVGVGDTHPPSMMRGLQSKLFQEEDFASAIRKKQSASWALKCVRAGVDHFKHGRHVEAMNEYNKALDIDTNNVEALVARGALYANKGSIMKAIMDFELALKSCPDHRNAKKYLCQTLVERGKQLEEQEKLVTAEGLYRRALSLDDLNPEAQDALHKITDTIQKSIRQREEALAKEQVQAKSSQTSAEKLRKILKEEKRMKKKRKRSASSSSSSSASSRRNSSSSSSSSSSPRRRSKKKKKKRRRSERGSKRHRRISSRESRRSEEGKSEEDRKEEEDEVEWYPAPPNTTATFLNQKGGPRFEERDEEGVEEKDAEEKRISQLYSLSAASDEEESDSTRRERKRRDREEGRTKTGKNSVSRSPERGVSSRSRERREKSRERGKEDDRKDRRDSDSRRRSSLDDNRKRKVSCSSAESEHSRKSNFKSEYLGNSVSASKHSESRMRHDSSKNSFHGGRYENRGREEIGEGDEAKRERDGRKGKDEAESRRSEGGSSKRSDGGGNHNKQSALTSVPGGGGPKKNLPSNLLDIFNQIAQFEKEKGVRPK
- the ttc14 gene encoding tetratricopeptide repeat protein 14 isoform X6 — translated: MDRELLRQCLVYHGEPLFNKLKCEQTENPDFQAVVSDLCKATYESRGEGKGSPLVEQFIARKADILFSPAWKTATHQEEEHEEEEAAEPFAIMPPLELFMEVSYDERRAMLYRDLERGDAVVGRINNIREYGFFLTLLSTAGGLKRDIEDLELSALCHIREIPSTGSHDDPLSYYQIGDFIKAAVKDIDRYQEKITVSLHQASLSPSLEHIKLGVIPREELPIHYSRGVRAATDSSETYECILKSCHGYHNPSVVDYLLEKVGVGDTHPPSMMRGLQSKLFQEEDFASAIRKKQSASWALKCVRAGVDHFKHGRHVEAMNEYNKALDIDTNNVEALVARGALYANKGSIMKAIMDFELALKSCPDHRNAKKYLCQTLVERGKQLEEQEKLVTAEGLYRRALSLDDLNPEAQDALHKITDTIQCFVCVYVCDPGTLPFDPPTATVLSPALRGWKK
- the ttc14 gene encoding tetratricopeptide repeat protein 14 isoform X2 — encoded protein: MDRELLRQCLVYHGEPLFNKLKCEQTENPDFQAVVSDLCKATYERGEGKGSPLVEQFIARKADILFSPAWKTATHQEEEHEEEEAAEPFAIMPPLELFMEVSYDERRAMLYRDLERGDAVVGRINNIREYGFFLTLLSTAGGLKRDIEDLELSALCHIREIPSTGSHDDPLSYYQIGDFIKAAVKDIDRYQEKITVSLHQASLSPSLEHIKLGVIPREELPIHYSRGVRAATDSSETYECILKSCHGYHNPSVVDYLLEKVGVGDTHPPSMMRGLQSKLFQEEDFASAIRKKQSASWALKCVRAGVDHFKHGRHVEAMNEYNKALDIDTNNVEALVARGALYANKGSIMKAIMDFELALKSCPDHRNAKKYLCQTLVERGKQLEEQEKLVTAEGLYRRALSLDDLNPEAQDALHKITDTIQKSIRQREEALAKEQVQAKSSQTSAEKLRKILKEEKRMKKKRKRSASSSSSSSASSRRNSSSSSSSSSSPRRRSKKKKKKRRRSERGSKRHRRISSRESRRSEEGKSEEDRKEEEDEVEWYPAPPNTTATFLNQKGGPRFEERDEEGVEEKDAEEKRISQLYSLSAASDEEESDSTRRERKRRDREEGRTKTGKNSVSRSPERGVSSRSRERREKSRERGKEDDRKDRRDSDSRRRSSLDDNRKRKVSCSSAESEHSRKSNFKSEYLGNSVSASKHSESRMRHDSSKNSFHGGRYENRGREEIGEGDEAKRERDGRKGKDEAESRRSEGGSSKRSDGGGNHNKQSALTSVPGGGGPKKNLPSNLLDIFNQIAQFEKEKGVRPK